The sequence TGCTGCGCTCGCCCGACCCCGACGCCACGCAGCGGCTCTACGGCGAGTCACTCGGCCTGCGGCTCGCGCTCGATCGCAGCTTCCCGGAACGCAAGGTCCGGCTGCAGTTCTTCCGCGTGGGCGGGGTCACCGTGGAGGTCGCGAGTCAGCTGGCTGACGCGCCCGACGCGACGGCGCCCGACCGGCTCTGGGGGCTGGCCTGGCGCGTGCCCGACGCCGATGCGGCGCGCGCGCGCCTGCTGGAGGCCGGCTTTCCCGTCACTCCTGTCCGCTCCGGTCACAAGCCCGGCACTAGAGTGTGTACGGTCGAGCAGGACACCTGCGGCGTGCCCACGCTGCTGATCGCGCCGGGTTGAGTCTTCGCTAACCTCGCCGCGTGGGGTGGTTCGGGAAGCCGAAGTACAACCGCGCGGAGAGCATGTCGCGCGCGGCCAAGGCCGAAGGGCGCGGCAAGCGCAAGAAGGCCATCGCCGAGTACCGCAAGGTGCTGGCGCAGGAGCCCGACAACCCGGTGATCCTGGTGAAGCTCGCGGGCCTGCTCGCGCGCACCAAGCAGCTCGACGAGGCGCGGCTCAAGTTTCTCGGCGCCGCCGAGATCTACGAGAAGCAGGAGTTCGACGACAAGGCGGTCGCGGTCTACCGCCAGGCCGTGAGTCACTTGCCCAAGCGCATCGAGCTGTGGGAGCGGCTGGCCCAGCTGGACGTGAAGCGCGAGCGCCCGCCCGA comes from Myxococcota bacterium and encodes:
- a CDS encoding tetratricopeptide repeat protein, with the protein product MGWFGKPKYNRAESMSRAAKAEGRGKRKKAIAEYRKVLAQEPDNPVILVKLAGLLARTKQLDEARLKFLGAAEIYEKQEFDDKAVAVYRQAVSHLPKRIELWERLAQLDVKRERPPEAIRDLLEGASQFRRRKERQSAVRLLRVAVRIEPWQFEATLRLAGLLAKEGARPEARRLYEGLCEKNRAVRLRKVRGAMFRMSPTPAAAWRWARAALR